The nucleotide sequence GCGATGCCCGGCGGGTGTTGCGTGAGCTGGCCGATGATCCGGAGTCGGCGGCGACAGCTCTGGCGGCCTATGGGGGTGACGCGCGGCGGCTCGACATCCCGACCTGGAGGCTGTACCTGGAGTTGGTGGAGAGCGCCCGGGGGGGGGCGGCGGCGTTGACGGAGGCCCGGGCGCGGCTGGAGCTCGAGCCCACCCGCCACGACTGCCGCCTCGAGGTCAGCGAGCGCCTGCGCGGGCTGGGCCGTCCGGCCGCGGCCTACGAGCTGTGGACGGGCATCGACGATTCCGGCGACAGCCGCATCCCTCTGGAACGCGGCGAGTGTCTCTACGAGCTGGGACGGGTCGATGAGGCCGTCGCCGCCTGGCGCGGCCTGCTGACCAGCTCGAGCTACCTGACCCCGGGTCGGGTGCGTCAGTTGGCCGACGTGCTGGCCGGTCACGGTCTCACCGACGAGGCCCTCGAGCTGCTGGAGAATCCGCCGACGGGGGAGCTGAGCGACTACGCCCGGCGGATCGTCGAGCTGCGTCTGGGACTGGGGCAGCGTGCGGCGGTCGCCGAACTCCTCGTACGCCTGCTGGAGGTTGAGCCCCAGCAGAGCTGGGCCGCCGAGGAGCTGCTGGGGTTCGGCGCTCGCCGCGAGTGGGCGCTGCTGGCCCTGGAGGCCCTCGGCGACCGCGGCGGACGGCTGTTCACCCGTCTGCGGTTGCGGCTGCTGCTGGCGCCCTGGGCCGTTGAGGAGCCCGACGACGAAGCCGGTCCCCTGGAGCACCCGCTGCGCGAGTCCCGGCCGCGGTGGCTCCTGGCGGACGAGGCCCGCCGGGCGGTGGAGGAGTTGATCGACGGCTGGTCCTCCGGCGGGGAGGAGCCCCGGCACCTCGAGGATTACGCCGTGGAGCTGCTCGGGGCGGCCGTCGAGGCCGGGTTGGCGCAGGACGCTTTAGTTTGGGCGCGTCGCCTGGCCCGGTTACCGGGGCTGGACGCGGGAACGCGGGAGGCGCTGCTGGCCGCGGGTTACGCCCCGGCCGCCGCGGCCGGGCTGCCGGCCGATGCAGGCGCCGTCGCCGATGACCTGAACCAGGTGGGAGCGGTCCCGGCGGTTCGCTGGTTCGCGGCTCGGCACCTGCTCTACGGCGGTGAGCCCCGAACGGCCCTGACGCTGTTGGAAGAGCTGGACCCGGTGGAGGTCTCCGGCTTGGGTTCCCGGCGCGCCGCCCTCGTCGAGGCCCACCTGCGGTTGGGCGAACTGGAGCGGGCGGCGGCGGTTTTCGCTGAGCCCCTGGACGAGGTCCACCCGCCCCGCGAGGCCGATCCGCTCTACGAACTGGCCCGGTTGAAGCTGCTGCTCACGGCGGAACGACCCGCCGCCGACCTTGAACCGGCCGGGGCCGTCGCCACCGCGCGGCTGTTCGTCGAGCTCCACGGCGACGACCCTCGGGCCGCCGAGCTGGTGGAGTTCATTCTGGCCGCCTCCCAGCTCGACGCCGACGGCGATCCGGAGGATTTCCGCCGGCTCTGCGCCGCCTGGGCCGCCGAGATCCACGGTGACTTCTCCGCGGGTATCGAACTGTTGCGGGCCGCCGCCGCGGGGGGCGACGAGTTGTCCCGGACCGCCGCCCTCCGGCTGGCCCGCCTCCTCGAGGCCGACGGACGTCGGCGGGAAGCCCGGGAGGCCCTCGACGGCCTCCTCGAGGACAGCGGCGCGCTGACCGACCAGGCGCTGGCCCTGGCCGCCTACCTGGAGGCCGACTACCTCGACGACCCCGCCGCGGCCCGGGAGCACCTGGCCCGGCTGCTGGCCGACCATCCCCACTCGGCCCTGCGCGAGTACGCCCGGCGCACCCTGGGCGAGTTGATGGAGGATTGACAGGGCGAGCGGTGGGGCGACAGGCTGAGCCATAAGCGGAACCGGCGGGTTGACCCGCCGGTTCTTCACGTCTCTCCCTGTTCCGGCTACGGCCGGTCGTAATGCTGGAACAGCGGCGGCGGCGGCTCGCGCCGTACCCCGTCTAGGCCTTGGACGCGCACTCCGGCGGCGGCCTCGACGACGACGCCGACGGGCCGCAGTTGAAAGTCGGCGCGCTCCATCCCCGCCGGGCCGGTGACCAGCAGGCGGAAGTCCTCGCCCCCGCCCAGGGCCAGCTCGAGGGGACTGAGTTCCATCGCCGCCGCAGCCGCGATCAGGGGTTCGGGCAGCTCGAGGGCCGCTTCCTCGAGCAGTACGCCGACGGCGGAAGCGGCGGCCAGGTGGTGCAGTTGCTCGCCGAGGGAGTCCGAGGTGTCGGCGGCCGAGGTCAACCGCCCGTCGCGCCATAGATTGACCCCGAGTTGCAATTCGATCCGCGGGGTGAGAAAAGCCTTGCGCAGCTTCTCGGAGCCGGCGATGTCGATGTCGGGGTGCTGGAGGTGCCAGAGTCCGGCGGCGGCCTGACCCGTGGGTCCGCTCAGATAGACCGTGTCGCCGACCCGGGCGCCGTCGCGCCCCCCCGTCGCCCAGGTGCTCGGCCGGCGGCCGACGACGGTGACGTCGAGGGACAGCGGGCCGGGGGTGCTGACCAGATCGCCGCCGACGAAGACGAACTTGCCCCAGTCGCCACGCTGGAAGGGCAGGTCCATGTCGTCGGTGGCTCGGAGCAGGCCCCGGTAGAAGCGCTCCAGCAGCTCGATCTCCAGTTCGGGGGGCACGGAGAGGCTCAGCAGACCCCACAGCGGCGTGGCGCCGAAGGGTGCCAGATCGCTCAGCGCGGCCAGGGCGGCCCGGCGGCCGGCGTCCTCCGGTCCGATGATCTCGAGGTCGAAGTGCACCCCCGCCGTCTGGCCGTCGCAGGTCAGCACCAGATCGTAGCCGGCGGGCGGGGTGACCACGGCGGCGTCGTGGCCCGGACCCAGGCGCACCCCCCGGGCCAGGCTGCGGCTGATGCGGTGCAGTCCGCTGGCCGGTTGACGCTCCTCGCGCTCGATCTCCAGCAAGTCCGGACTGGTTTCCAGCAGGTCCGTAGTAGTATAGAGGATGTCGTTGAGGCGCTCGAGGGCGCCCTGCTCGCCCAGCTCGCTCAGCCGCATGGTCGCTCCTTCGGTTGGTGGCCTTGGGCGGGGGGTGTGTCCAACGCCTAGTATAGCAGATGAGACCGCGAGCGGCGAAAAACCGGCCTCGATGTGATGCGGCTCACAGAAACGTACCGGGAAGCCGCTATACTGCCCTAATCGCTCGCGGAGAAGGCCGTTCCATGATCTGCACCCCCGACCGATCCTCGATCCACCTCATGTCGGTTCCTTGACAGACCACGGACAGACCACGGACAGATCACGGAAAGATCACGGCCCGGGAAAAAGCCATCTCATCTTCACCGCGGCTAGAAATTTATCAAGCCCTGTGCTAAACTGTGTTAATCTTTCGCCGGTCACACAGGATAAAAAAACAGCAAAACTCGACGCTTTCCTTACCTCCCTTGAAAACCTCCCTTGAAAACGTCCCTTGAAAACCTGATCATCTATCGTGTCCCAGTCTATCGTGTCCCAGTCTATCGTGTCCCAGTCTATCGTGTCCCATCCGCCGGCCCTTATCGTTCACGCAGCAACCGGCCGGCCAACAAGAGGAGTTAACCATGAAGAAGGTTCTGCTAGTCATGCTCGTCCTGGCCCTGATCATTCCGGCCTTCGCCATCGACAAGAACGGCCTGCTCGAAGCCGGCCTGCGCATCTTCTACTGGATGCCCCAGGGTAACTTCGGTGAAGCCTACGACGCCTCCCTCGGCTTCGGCGCCAAGGTCGGTTACGGCGTTTCCTCAAACTTCGAGGTCGTCGGTGAAGCCTGGTACGGCCTGGCCGACTTCAACGAGAACTACTGGGGCCTGGACTACTGGGATTACGAAGATGCCACCCCGTACCTGACCCAGTTCAGCGCGGGTGCCCGGGTCAACTTCTCCCCCTACAGCCAGTTCGACCCCTACGCCCAGTTGACCGCCGGTTACTACATGTGGGCGATGTACAAAGAGGTCGGTGTCGACACCGACGGTGACGGCGACATCGATGAGTATCAGTACCAGCTCGTCGAGGACGACTCCACCCGCAAGTTCGGCATCAACGCCCGCCTAGGCGGCGAGTTCTTCACCTCCAAGACCATGTCCATCGACGTGGGTGTCGGCTGGAACTCGATCTTCAGCGTCGAGGTCCCCGAGCCCGTCGACGTCGACGGCGACGGCTTCTACGATGCCGGTGAGTGGAACTACGTTGAAGAGACCGTCAACGTGCTGACCTTCAGCGCCGGCGCCAACTTCTACTTCTAGTCACCCGCTCCACCAACGAGGGGCCCCGCCGGGGGCCCCTCGTTGTATCTTCCTTGCAGCTTGCGCCGGTGGAGCGCCCCGCGGCGCGGCGGACGGGGGAGTCCCTTTCCGCGCTCCGATTTGTTATCCTTGGGTTCACAACCCCGAAGGAGGCTTTAGTGAACAAGGCGTTGATGATTCTACTCTGCATCGGCGCGACGGCGGCGGGCGCCGCCGTCGCCGGCGACACCGCCCTGGCCCTCGAGGGTGGCTGGTGGACGCCCCAGGGCGCCCTGGCCGATTCACACAACGGTCTTTGGTCCGTCGGGGCCACCGTGGGCCTGCGCGTTCTGGACGAGCTCGAGGTCTATACCCGGGGCTGCTACGGCGAGGCCGAATTCGTCGAGGATTTCTGGGAGAGCGGGGTGCCGGACTTCGAACCCCGCGGACGGATGCTGTCCCTGGGCCTGGGCGCCCGCTACGGCTTCCCCCTCCAGGCCTTCTTTCCCTACCTGCGCGCCGGAGTGAACTACGGCTTCTGGCTCTCCCATCAGCCAGTGCCCCAGATGGGCTGGTTCCCGGCTCAGAGCGAGGCCTTCGGCATCGATGCCGGCCTGGGCCTCGAATACTTCCTCGTCGAGAGCCTGTCCCTGCGCCTGGACGCCGGCTACACCTACTACTTCAACCTCGAGGTCCCCGAGGGCGTCTGGCAGGAGTCCGAGTTCGGCTCCTACTGGGGGCTGGAGTTCAACGAGGAGAACGTGGGCGCCCTGGCCGTCGGGCTGGGGGTCGCCTGGTACCTCTAGGGGAACCACGGCGCTCGGGACGGCGTATCCCTTAGCGCGCCCCGGCGCCGTCGTGCTATAATCCTCCCCTGTCCGACCACTTCCGAGGGGGTCTGCGGCTCTTGCGTAAACGCTGCCTGATCATTTTCTTACTCATCGTTCTCGCCGTGCCGGGGTTGGCCGTCGATAAGACCGGCCTGTTCTCCGTGGGCGGCCGCGCCGCACTCTGGGCCCCCCTGGGCGAGTTCCCCCAGGCCGTGGACACCAAGGGCCGGGTCGGCCTGACCGTCGGTGTCGGCTTCGCCGAGGCCTGGTCGATCCTGATCAGCGGGAGTTACGATTTCGCCGAGCAAAAGGACGATTACTTCGACGACGCCTTCGAAGACGCCGCCGACGATTTCGCAGCCGACTTCAACATGCTCGAAGCCCACTTCATGCTGCGTTGGAACCTGACGCCCCGGGCCCGCTTCGATCCCTTCGTCCAGTTCGGCGCCGGGATCTTCTCCTTCCCGGTCTACCAGATGCGCGACGACAACGACGACGGCTACGCCGAGCACCTGTCGACCAACCTCGACGAGAACTACGGACCGGTCTACAGCGCCTACGTCGGCATCGGCGGCGAGTTCTTCACCGAAGCCTTCCTCAGCCTGGAATTCGAGATCGGCTACGATGCCGTCTTCGACTTCCCCGTTCCCCGGCGCACCACCGAGGAAGAAGAGGACCTGCGCTACTACTACTACGAAGAACAGCTCCTCCACCTGCTCAGCTTCGGCATCGGCGTCAACCTCTATATCTAGCGCCCGCGACCCCCCTCACTGACCAACCGGCGGCCCTGCGGCCGCCGGTTGGCGCGCTGTCGCTCCATTGCCGGCCAAGCGGCCGACCGGTGAAAACAGCCCCGCGTGAGGCCGACGACCAACGCCGACCAACGCCGCGCCGGAACTGGCACGGTTTTTGCGGAGGGGGACCGTTATCGTCGTGGGTAACGGTCGCCGAGATGCAAAAACCGTGCCAGTTCCGGCGCTCGTGGGGTAGGTATCTTTGACGCTTATCGTTGTCGGGCTGTTTTCACCGGTCGGTCGTCAACGGGGGTCGGGCGCATCACAGGCGGATCACCCGCCGGCCCTCGAGGCGGTAGCGGCCGGCGAGGACCAATCCGGCGGCGGCGGGGTAGAGTTGGTGTTCCTGTTCGAGGATCCGTGCGGCGAGGGTTTGCGGCGTATCGTCGTCGCGGACCTCGACGACGCGTTGGTCGATGATCGGTCCGCCGTCGAGGCTGGCGTCGACGAAGTGGACGCTGCAACCGGCGTAGCGCACACCGTATTCCCAGGCCCGGCGCTGGGCATCGAGTCCGGTGAAGGCGGGCAGCAGGCTGGGGTGGATGTTGAGGATGCGTTCGGGGAAAGCCTCGAGCAGGGGTCGTTTGATCACGCGCATGAAGCCGGCCAGGCAGACCAGTTCGACGCCGGCGTCGGCCAGGGCCGCGGCGTAGTCGCGGGCGTCGTCGCCGGCCAGCTTGGTGCGCCATTTGCGCGGCGGCAGGGCCCGGGCCGGTACGCCGAGTTCACGGGCCTTGGCCAGGCCGGGGGCCGTGGGATTGTCGGCGATGACCAGGGCCGGTTCGGCCTCCAAGCGGCCGTCGCGGCAGGCCTCGATGAGGGCGGTCATGTTGGAGCCCCGTCCGCTGATCAGGATACCGATGCGTTTGGCTGGCACAGGCAAGACCTCCGGTGGGTGGTGACGGCGGCGGGTGTTCGGCCCGGTGGACCCGGCTTGCCCCGGGACCCCCCGAGAGTCTACAATAAGCGGCGACCGCTTGACCAATGGGGAGGCGTGTTGAAAGGGATGACGACGCCGGAGGAGTTGCTGGAGCACTGGGCGGCTGCGGGGCGGCCACGGCGGGTGGTGTTCACCAACGGCTGTTTCGATCTGCTGCACCCGGGCCACACCCGTTACCTGGCGGCGGCGCGGGAGCTGGGGGATTGTCTGGTGGTCGGTCTCAACGACGACGCCGGCGTGCGACGGCTCAAGGGAAAAAACCGCCCCTTCGTCAGCGCGCCGTTGCGCGGCGAGGTGTTGGCGGCCCTGGAAGCCGTCGATTTCGTCGTTCCTTTCGGCGAGGACACACCGTTGGCCCTGATCGAGGCGCTGCGGCCCGATGTGCTGGTCAAGGGCGGTGATTACACCGCGGAGCAGATCGTCGGCGCCGCCGAGGTGGAGTCCCGGGGCGGTCGGGTCGTCGTGCTGCCGCTGGAGGCGGACTTCTCCACGACGGCCCTGGCCATCGTCGTCGCCGAGGGGGTGGCCGGCGACCTGGGTTGGCGCGTCGAGCACGTGCCCTACGGTCCGGGGATGGGGGAGCGGGCGGCGGCGATCAAGGAGGGCCGCGAGCGGATCATCAAGGGTCAGGCCGGCGGGAAGGAATCGTGAAATCGCCCCGGACCCTCTGCGTCATCCCGGCGCGCTACGCCAGCAGCCGGTTGCCGGGCAAGCCGCTCAAAGAGCTGGCGGGGCGGCCGTTGATCCTGCACACCGTCGAGCGGGCCCGGGCGGCGGCCTCCCTGGACTGGATAGTGGTGGCCACCGACGACGAGCGCATCGCCCGGGTGGTGCGTGAAGCCGGCGGGGACGCCGTGGTGACGCCGGAGCTGCCCTCGGGCACCCACCGCGCGGCTCACGTGGCCGCCAAGATCGACTGCCGTTTCGTCATCAACCTTCAGGGTGACGAGCCCCTGGTGCCGCCGGAGCTGCTCAACGCCCTGACGGCCCGGCTGGCGGCCGGGGCCGAGATCGCCACCGTTGTCCACCAGTCGGCCGATGCGGCCGATTACGGCGACCCCAACTGTGTCAAGGTCGTCGTCGACGCCGCGGACCGGGCGCTGTACTTCAGCCGGGCCCCCCTGCCCCACCACCGTGAGGGCCAGGGGCCGCCTCCGGGCGGTTTCCTGCGCCACGTCGGCGTCTACGGCTTCACCCGCCAGGCCTTGTTGAAGGCCGTCGAGCTGCCGGACAGTCCGCTGGAGCGCGCCGAGGGTTTGGAGCAGTTACGCTGGCTGGCCGGTGGGATGGCGATCGACTGCGTGCGTACCGACTGGGCGGGCGTCGGCGTCGACACACCGGCGGATCTGGAGCGGGCGCGACGCCTATTGAGCGAGGAGAATGATGCCCGATAACCATCGACTGGATCACGGCGGCCGGCTGCCCGACGTCGCCCGCGAAGCCCCGACCCACGCCCTGCCGCTGAACAAGGTCGGCGTCAAGCACATCCTCTACCCGATCACGGTGATGGACCGCACCCGGGGCTGGCAGTCGACGGTGGCCCGAGTGAATATGTACGTCGACCTGCCCAAGGACTTCCGCGGCACACACATGAGCCGCTTCATCTCGATCCTCAATGATTTCCGCGGCCGCATCTCCTACGAGACCTTCAAGGAGATCATCAACGAGACCCGGCGGCAGTTCAAGGCCGAACGGGCCCACCTCGAGCTGCGTTTCCCCTACTTCATCGAGAAGACGGCCCCGGTCTCCGGAGAGAAATCACTGATGGAGTACCGGGCCGGTTTCCTCGTCGAGGGCAACGGCGACAATTTCGCCATCACCGATCTGGTCAGCGTCCCGGTGATGAGTCTGTGTCCCTGCTCCCGGGAGATCGCCGAGCGCGGGGCCCACAACCAGCGCTCCGTGGTCCGATTGCGCGTTGACAGTCAGAAGCTGATCTGGATCGAGGAGTTGATCGAGATCGCCGAGGAATCGGCCAGCGCGCCCCTCTACGCCTTGTTGAAGCGCGAGGACGAAAAGGCGCTGACCGAGCGCAGCTACGATAACCCACGCTTCGTCGAGGACATCGTCCGCGCCGTGGCCCATCGCCTGGACGCCGACGACCGTGTCGACGCCTACCACGTCGAGTGCGAGAACTACGAGAGTATCCACAACCACAGCGCCTACGCCAGTCTGGCCCGGGACTGAAGCAGACCGCCGGCCGGTCGCCGGGCGACCATTGCCAATGAGTCCGCGCGGGAAGGGGCGCTCGGGTCGCTCTAGGCGAGGAGCCGGCACGGTTTTTGCATCTCGGCGACCGTTACGGACGAGTTTGACGGTCGGCCTCCGCA is from Candidatus Coatesbacteria bacterium and encodes:
- a CDS encoding outer membrane beta-barrel protein; this translates as MKKVLLVMLVLALIIPAFAIDKNGLLEAGLRIFYWMPQGNFGEAYDASLGFGAKVGYGVSSNFEVVGEAWYGLADFNENYWGLDYWDYEDATPYLTQFSAGARVNFSPYSQFDPYAQLTAGYYMWAMYKEVGVDTDGDGDIDEYQYQLVEDDSTRKFGINARLGGEFFTSKTMSIDVGVGWNSIFSVEVPEPVDVDGDGFYDAGEWNYVEETVNVLTFSAGANFYF
- a CDS encoding outer membrane beta-barrel protein, which translates into the protein MNKALMILLCIGATAAGAAVAGDTALALEGGWWTPQGALADSHNGLWSVGATVGLRVLDELEVYTRGCYGEAEFVEDFWESGVPDFEPRGRMLSLGLGARYGFPLQAFFPYLRAGVNYGFWLSHQPVPQMGWFPAQSEAFGIDAGLGLEYFLVESLSLRLDAGYTYYFNLEVPEGVWQESEFGSYWGLEFNEENVGALAVGLGVAWYL
- a CDS encoding phosphoribosylglycinamide formyltransferase, with translation MPAKRIGILISGRGSNMTALIEACRDGRLEAEPALVIADNPTAPGLAKARELGVPARALPPRKWRTKLAGDDARDYAAALADAGVELVCLAGFMRVIKRPLLEAFPERILNIHPSLLPAFTGLDAQRRAWEYGVRYAGCSVHFVDASLDGGPIIDQRVVEVRDDDTPQTLAARILEQEHQLYPAAAGLVLAGRYRLEGRRVIRL
- the rfaE2 gene encoding D-glycero-beta-D-manno-heptose 1-phosphate adenylyltransferase → MTTPEELLEHWAAAGRPRRVVFTNGCFDLLHPGHTRYLAAARELGDCLVVGLNDDAGVRRLKGKNRPFVSAPLRGEVLAALEAVDFVVPFGEDTPLALIEALRPDVLVKGGDYTAEQIVGAAEVESRGGRVVVLPLEADFSTTALAIVVAEGVAGDLGWRVEHVPYGPGMGERAAAIKEGRERIIKGQAGGKES
- the kdsB gene encoding 3-deoxy-manno-octulosonate cytidylyltransferase, with amino-acid sequence MKSPRTLCVIPARYASSRLPGKPLKELAGRPLILHTVERARAAASLDWIVVATDDERIARVVREAGGDAVVTPELPSGTHRAAHVAAKIDCRFVINLQGDEPLVPPELLNALTARLAAGAEIATVVHQSADAADYGDPNCVKVVVDAADRALYFSRAPLPHHREGQGPPPGGFLRHVGVYGFTRQALLKAVELPDSPLERAEGLEQLRWLAGGMAIDCVRTDWAGVGVDTPADLERARRLLSEENDAR
- a CDS encoding GTP cyclohydrolase I FolE2, whose amino-acid sequence is MPDNHRLDHGGRLPDVAREAPTHALPLNKVGVKHILYPITVMDRTRGWQSTVARVNMYVDLPKDFRGTHMSRFISILNDFRGRISYETFKEIINETRRQFKAERAHLELRFPYFIEKTAPVSGEKSLMEYRAGFLVEGNGDNFAITDLVSVPVMSLCPCSREIAERGAHNQRSVVRLRVDSQKLIWIEELIEIAEESASAPLYALLKREDEKALTERSYDNPRFVEDIVRAVAHRLDADDRVDAYHVECENYESIHNHSAYASLARD